The following proteins are encoded in a genomic region of Channa argus isolate prfri chromosome 3, Channa argus male v1.0, whole genome shotgun sequence:
- the LOC137124078 gene encoding vascular cell adhesion protein 1-like, whose translation MDFSYIFLVFSLVYSLRDFHVSACDVNCIDKAVFTPSRLVVKHGDLTSATCSVCQSDCTDTLFDLETPVGTKSKNGTSVKWTVDKMTEWEPSPFCYYNDPDIPDKQCCTKLPITVYKLPDSVSISIFNHTGLMYEGHQYTLQCEVKNVAPIQNLSVTFYRGNTPLGQLQSVNNPAKKPASDTYSQSITASKEDDGAKYWCVAELELGPEGPHPPPVMKSQNIITTVYYKPRLNVSEKSITITAGNHLQLTCSAVGNPKPSITWTRANSTIAIADSNVLNISPVATTDKGEYICSASNKIATVKMSVTVEVRVNYVPYIIAGTALLLVVVLVLFIVAYMYYYRNYRMGQSNLRDVFRLHRQHIPVPSA comes from the exons ATGGATTTCTCGtacatatttttggttttttctCTGGTCTACAGCCTGCGGGACTTCCACGTGTCCGCTTGTG ATGTGAACTGTATAGATAAAGCAGTGTTCACTCCATCCAGACTGGTGGTGAAACATGGTGACCTGACGTCTGCCACATGTTCTGTATGTCAGTCTGATTGTACAGACACACTGTTTGATTTGGAAACACCAGTGGGAACTAAATCAAAAAATGGAACCTCGGTTAAGTGGACTGTTGACAAAATGACAGAATGGGAACCATCTCCCTTTTGCTATTATAATGATCCTGATATTCCTGATAAGCAGTGTTGTACCAAACTGCCCATCACCGTTTACA AGCTTCCAGACAGTGTGTCCATCagtatttttaatcacactgGGTTAATGTATGAGGGTCATCAGTACACTCTGCAGTGTGAAGTAAAGAATGTTGCTCCTATTCAAAACCTCAGTGTGACCTTCTACAGAGGGAACACACCACTGGGTCAACTACAGTCTGTGAACAATCCAGCAAAGAAACCAGCGAGTGACACGTACAGTCAGAGCATCACTGCCAGCAAAGAAGATGATGGAGCCAAGTACTGGTGTGTAGCTGAGCTAGAACTGGGACCTGAAGGACCACATCCCCCTCCAGTGATGAAGTCACAGAACATTATCACCACAGTCTACT ATAAGCCTCGACTGAATGTGTCAGAAAAGTCAATCACCATCACAGCGGGAAACCATCTACAGTTGACCTGCTCAGCTGTGGGAAACCCCAAGCCCTCAATTACCTGGACCCGAGCTAATTCTACCATTGCCATTGCCGACAGCAATGTTCTCAATATCAGTCCTGTAGCTACTACGGATAAAGGGGAGTACATCTGTTCTGCCAGCAACAAGATAGCGACTGTCAAGATGTCAGTTACAGTTGAAGTCCGAG TCAACTACGTGCCATACATTATAGCTGGAACAGCATTATTGTTAGTTGTGGTCCTCGTCCTTTTCATAGTGGCATACATGTATTACTACAGGAACTATCGAATGGGACAGTCCAACCTAAGGGACGTTTTCCGTCTTCACAGACAACACATCCCGGTTCCCAGTGCGTAA